The region CGTGACAGCAGGCCGCCCACCACGAGCGTCACGACCACGCCGAGCGGGGTGTACCAGGGGAAAGCCAGCGGGGCCTGGCCGCCCGCGCCGTTCGGAAAGGTCACACCGAGGATCACGACCGCCATCACCGCGACCGTGACCAGGAAAGCGATGACCGCGTCGGATTGGGTCGCCCGCTTGACCGCCAACCCCAGGAAGAACGCCCCGAGCAACGCGCCGTAGGTGTAGCCGGTGATGCTCAGCCCGAGCTCGATGACCGGGTCGTCGGTGCTGGTGAACATCGAGGCGAACACGAACAGCAGGACGCCCCACACCAGCACCCACATCTTGGCCCGGCGCAGCACGGCCCGGTCACTGAGCTTGCGCTTGATCAGCCGTTGGTAGACGTCGGTGACCGTGGAGGTCGCCAGTGAATTCAGCGACGAACTCATCGCCGCGGCGAGGATGCCCGCGATCATCAGCCCGGAGATGCCCGGCGGCATTTGGGTGATGATGAAGGTCGGGAACAGTTCGTCGTTGGTGGCCATGCCCATGTCCTTGGGGTTCACCCCGCTGTAGAACGACCAGAGCATGGTGCCGATCAGCAGGAACAGGCCGAACTGGAAGAACACCAGCACGCCGCTGCCGATCAGCGCGCCTTGGCTGGCCTTCAATGTCCGGGTCGCGAGCAACCGCTGCACGATGAGCTGGTCGGCGCCGTGCGAGGCCATCGAGAGCATCGCGCCACCGATGATCGCCGTGACGAAGGAGTAAGGCTGGGTCACGATCGACGACGAGAAGTCGAACATCTGGAACTTGCCGGCGTCGAGGGCGGCGCCGAACCAGTCGGGGGGCAGCTTCCCGGCCAGTACCACGACCGCGACGACGCCGCCGACGACATAGAGGACCATCTGCAGCGCGTCGATCCAGACCACGGCGCGAGTGCCGCCCAGATAGGTGTAGAGCACGGTGACGATCGTGATCACCAGGATGATCTGCCCGAACGACACGTCGACCCCGGCCGCCGCCAGCAGCACCTTAACCGGAATGGCCGTGGCGAACAGCCGGACCCCGTCGGCCAGCAGCCGGGTGATCAGGAACGTCGCGGACGCGGTGACCTGCATCCCCGAGCCGAACCGCTTGCCCAGGAACTCGTAGGCGGTGACCAGCCCGCCGCCGTAGTAGCGCGGCAGCAGCACGAAGGCCACCACGATCCGGCCGACCAGGTAGCCGATCGCCAGCTGCAGGAAGGTGAAGGAGCCGAGATAGGCGACCGTCGGGGTGCTGATCACCGTCAATGTGGACGTCTCGGTGGCCACCACCGCGAAGCACACCGCCCACGACGGCATGTTGCGGTCACTGACGAAGAATTCCCTCGCCGAACGCTGCCGTCCGGCCAGCAGCACGCCCAGGAGGGGGACCAGAACCAGGTACCCGACGATGATGACGATGTCGACCGGACGCACTGGGCCTCCTACGCGAGCTGCAATCGCAGCCGCTTCGGCTGCTCAGTGGCGGGTTCGGGCAGCCGCAGCGCACCGCTTCCCGGTGTGATGCTGCCCAGCACCCGGGGGACGGTGGCTCCGGTGGTGCCCGGCGTGTTGCCGGTGATGCCGTGCCAGGTGAGGAATCCGAGCAGAGCGGTCAGGAACGCTTCCTTGCTGTCAGCGGGCATCCCGAGCTCATCGCTGACTACCAGTGGCACGTCGAGCCGGCGGCGCAAGGCGGCCAGCAGGACGGGATTGCGCACCCCGCCGCCGGATGCGACGACCTTCGCCGCTTGCTCGGTACGGCAGGCGTCGGCGATCGTGCGGGCGGTGAGCTCGGTCAGCGTCGCCAGCAGATCGCCGGCGCTGACCTCGTCGTGCAGTTTGTCCAGCGCCCGCGTCAGGTAATCGGCGTTGAAGTACTCCTTGCCGGTGGACTTCGGCGCTGGCCGCCGATAGTAGGCGTCGGCGCGCAGCTCTTCGAGCAGCTGGGGGTGGACGGTGCCGGTCGCGGCGATCCGTCCGTCGGTGTCCTGCGGTACGCCGGTGACCCGGCGGGCGGCGAGGTCGATCAGCGCGTTACCGGGGCCGGTGTCGTAAGCCAGCGGGCATCGTCCGCCGACCACGGTGATGTTGGCGATGCCGCCGATGTTGAGCGCCACGGTCGTGCCGGGCTCGTCGGCCAGCCAGAGCGCGTCGAACACGCCGGCCAGCGGGGCGCCCTGGCCGCCCGAAGCGACGTCGCGGGCGCGCAGGTCGGACACCACAGGGAGCCCGGTGGCTTCGGCGATCCATGCCGGCTGCCCGATTTGCAGCGTGCCCCGCACCCGCCCGCTGCCTTGAACCCAGTGATAGAGCGTCTGGCCCAGCGACGCGACGAGGTCCGCGCG is a window of Saccharopolyspora phatthalungensis DNA encoding:
- a CDS encoding sodium:solute symporter; translated protein: MRPVDIVIIVGYLVLVPLLGVLLAGRQRSAREFFVSDRNMPSWAVCFAVVATETSTLTVISTPTVAYLGSFTFLQLAIGYLVGRIVVAFVLLPRYYGGGLVTAYEFLGKRFGSGMQVTASATFLITRLLADGVRLFATAIPVKVLLAAAGVDVSFGQIILVITIVTVLYTYLGGTRAVVWIDALQMVLYVVGGVVAVVVLAGKLPPDWFGAALDAGKFQMFDFSSSIVTQPYSFVTAIIGGAMLSMASHGADQLIVQRLLATRTLKASQGALIGSGVLVFFQFGLFLLIGTMLWSFYSGVNPKDMGMATNDELFPTFIITQMPPGISGLMIAGILAAAMSSSLNSLATSTVTDVYQRLIKRKLSDRAVLRRAKMWVLVWGVLLFVFASMFTSTDDPVIELGLSITGYTYGALLGAFFLGLAVKRATQSDAVIAFLVTVAVMAVVILGVTFPNGAGGQAPLAFPWYTPLGVVVTLVVGGLLSRRHARPAIEVSTARVDNA
- a CDS encoding anhydro-N-acetylmuramic acid kinase, coding for MTWCRVLGLLSGTSMDGVDVAAAELRLDGDTVELRPLGASVLRYPGVLHEKLLAVLPSARNGAAEQCGAEDLCQLDTYVGQQFAAAARLGVELAGGRADLVASLGQTLYHWVQGSGRVRGTLQIGQPAWIAEATGLPVVSDLRARDVASGGQGAPLAGVFDALWLADEPGTTVALNIGGIANITVVGGRCPLAYDTGPGNALIDLAARRVTGVPQDTDGRIAATGTVHPQLLEELRADAYYRRPAPKSTGKEYFNADYLTRALDKLHDEVSAGDLLATLTELTARTIADACRTEQAAKVVASGGGVRNPVLLAALRRRLDVPLVVSDELGMPADSKEAFLTALLGFLTWHGITGNTPGTTGATVPRVLGSITPGSGALRLPEPATEQPKRLRLQLA